A window of Microbacterium luteolum contains these coding sequences:
- the nudC gene encoding NAD(+) diphosphatase, whose protein sequence is MTFQPPSLDRAAELREEPDVLERLRDDPGTRVIVVREGRVRVADSTLLRVPADAVGDATWALLGRDQDGAVLLLAVAPPENDALDTAPDEIWLGLRDLGGRIDRVESELLVEAIALAGWLRDAPFCPTCGGGTELRQAGWSRRCLVCGRDHFPRNDPAVIVAVESRDGERLLLGANANWGGRMYSCFAGFTEAGESLEATVHREIEEESGVRLSALRYISSQAWPFPRSLMIGFRAVVDDESTALADGEEIVDVRWFTRSEIASALAGDGPVGLPGPASIARALIIDWYEDHA, encoded by the coding sequence ATGACCTTTCAGCCCCCGTCCCTCGACCGCGCCGCCGAACTCCGCGAGGAGCCGGACGTGCTCGAGCGCCTGCGAGACGACCCCGGCACGCGGGTCATCGTGGTGCGCGAAGGCCGCGTACGGGTCGCCGACTCGACCCTGCTGCGCGTTCCCGCCGACGCCGTGGGCGACGCGACCTGGGCGCTGCTCGGTCGCGATCAGGACGGGGCCGTGCTGCTGCTCGCCGTCGCACCGCCCGAGAACGACGCCCTGGACACGGCCCCCGACGAGATCTGGCTCGGTCTGCGCGATCTCGGCGGGCGCATCGATCGCGTCGAATCCGAACTGCTCGTCGAGGCGATCGCGCTGGCCGGTTGGCTGCGCGACGCGCCCTTCTGCCCGACCTGCGGAGGCGGCACCGAGCTGCGTCAGGCCGGCTGGTCACGGCGCTGCCTCGTCTGCGGCCGCGACCACTTCCCGCGTAACGACCCCGCCGTGATCGTCGCGGTCGAGAGCCGCGACGGCGAGCGTCTGCTGCTCGGCGCGAACGCGAACTGGGGCGGGCGCATGTACTCGTGCTTCGCGGGCTTCACCGAGGCTGGCGAGTCGCTCGAAGCGACCGTGCATCGCGAGATCGAGGAGGAATCCGGCGTACGCCTCTCGGCGCTGCGCTACATCTCGTCGCAGGCCTGGCCGTTCCCGCGCTCGCTGATGATCGGCTTCCGCGCCGTCGTCGACGACGAGTCCACGGCTCTCGCCGACGGTGAGGAGATCGTCGACGTCCGGTGGTTCACCCGGAGCGAGATCGCCTCCGCCCTCGCCGGCGACGGCCCCGTGGGGCTGCCGGGCCCGGCGTCCATCGCGCGCGCCCTGATCATCGACTGGTACGAGGATCACGCGTGA
- a CDS encoding phosphotransferase, whose protein sequence is MGRSPFTLAAAVTAALPGAEVTGTRPLSADGDGRFDSAVASLADGRELAIRVADDEDAARELAAEALALRALTDGARAMLPFHAPEYIGETTVGAGRALVTELLPGFQIEASLVPAGRGAAESMGAAIAAVHGMPTSVVRGAGLVTRSADETREELSRLVDSAAATGRVPARLTVRWRDAVADDALWRFESTVVLGGVQATSFVFADHPERGPEVTGLVGWHGLSVGDPAVDLSWLSAAPDAAPDVHATYARAVDRAPDPGLEVRARLLAELEFARWLVHGDSMRRPDIVDDAAALLESLAEGLRTDDLSIIAARSDGVDSAMDALGRVPATAATDVDTSMQTDAYNPNELWADGADADDTHDDSAGEVGVSGDDEPASPPWAERADATDSQSAEASHRAEMLNLETEDLSGVASMFAGTNGVAGAREDSHPLAPQRATDASSDASAEDSADDSEEAQRAARAALQRWKSSSSE, encoded by the coding sequence ATGGGACGCTCTCCATTCACTCTAGCCGCGGCGGTGACGGCCGCACTGCCCGGCGCGGAGGTCACGGGTACTCGCCCTCTGAGCGCCGACGGCGACGGCCGATTCGATTCGGCGGTGGCCTCGCTGGCCGACGGCCGCGAACTCGCGATCCGTGTCGCCGACGATGAGGACGCGGCGCGCGAACTGGCCGCGGAGGCCCTCGCACTGCGGGCTCTGACCGACGGCGCCAGGGCGATGCTGCCGTTCCACGCACCTGAATACATCGGCGAGACCACGGTCGGCGCCGGTCGCGCGCTGGTGACCGAGCTCCTCCCCGGATTCCAGATCGAGGCGTCGCTCGTGCCCGCCGGGCGTGGCGCGGCCGAATCGATGGGTGCCGCCATCGCCGCCGTCCACGGGATGCCGACCTCGGTCGTGCGCGGCGCCGGCCTCGTGACCCGCTCGGCTGACGAGACCCGCGAGGAGTTGAGCCGCCTCGTCGACTCCGCGGCAGCGACCGGCCGGGTTCCCGCACGTCTCACGGTGCGCTGGCGCGACGCCGTCGCCGATGACGCCCTGTGGCGGTTCGAATCGACCGTCGTCCTGGGCGGGGTCCAGGCGACCTCGTTCGTCTTCGCGGACCATCCGGAGCGCGGCCCCGAGGTCACCGGCCTCGTCGGCTGGCACGGACTCTCCGTCGGCGACCCGGCCGTCGATCTCTCCTGGCTGTCAGCTGCGCCGGACGCCGCACCCGACGTGCACGCGACCTACGCGCGAGCGGTCGACCGGGCGCCGGATCCGGGTCTCGAGGTGCGCGCACGACTGCTCGCCGAGCTGGAGTTCGCGCGCTGGCTCGTGCACGGCGACTCGATGCGCCGGCCCGACATCGTCGATGACGCCGCCGCTCTGCTCGAATCCCTCGCCGAAGGGCTGCGCACCGACGACCTCAGCATCATCGCCGCTCGCAGCGATGGCGTCGATTCCGCGATGGATGCTCTGGGCCGCGTGCCGGCCACGGCCGCCACCGACGTCGACACCTCCATGCAGACCGACGCCTACAATCCCAACGAGCTGTGGGCGGACGGCGCCGACGCCGATGACACGCACGACGACAGCGCTGGCGAAGTCGGCGTCAGTGGAGACGACGAGCCGGCATCGCCGCCCTGGGCCGAGCGCGCGGATGCGACCGATTCGCAGAGCGCGGAGGCGTCCCATCGCGCCGAGATGCTGAACCTCGAGACCGAGGATCTGTCCGGGGTCGCGAGCATGTTCGCCGGCACCAACGGTGTCGCGGGGGCGCGCGAGGACTCGCATCCCCTCGCCCCGCAGCGCGCGACCGACGCATCGAGCGATGCCTCTGCTGAAGACTCCGCCGACGACTCCGAAGAGGCTCAGCGCGCGGCGCGCGCCGCGCTCCAGCGGTGGAAGAGCTCGTCCTCCGAGTAG
- a CDS encoding ATP-dependent helicase — MTPDAAQRAVVAAASTASGVIIGAPGTGKTRTLVDRVVHLLDTEGMRPEEVLVLTPSRQAATALRDRIGVRIGQATPGPLARSLGSFAFQLVRGAMVRAGAEPPALLTGADQDRIIAELLAGDAEDERIRWPEALSASVRASRGFRSELRAFLAECTEIGVHPDELRASGNEVWAAAAEFLVEYRTVLDALRSAHRDAADLLSEASSVLQAADPAALGPLAPLRAVLIDDAQELTRGGIAVVRALRSRGIAVLAFGDPDISSGAFRGASPELFAQLAGVLGDVHVLDGSHRQQPALTALTRTVTQAIGVSGRVEHRRAPAPPIEDDDAAVTTFIAPSPYEELDRIAGVMRDWHLTDGVRWDRMAVIAHDTRQVTTLETELAAREIPTRAAGVQRPLGSEGIVRDIVEIVRLALTPVDERTPAALEEALRTPFGGMDAIGLRRLRARLRHIELQQGGSTPARELLRQAMANPAHLTLIDAAESRTAARFAETIEALARAAAEGETIHDLLWRVWDQARAVDGRRLHVAWREISQLPTGAETARSLDALVSLFDAAKRFVERTPNEKPETFVRDILDSEVPEDSLSTPDRPGKVTLLTPATALGTEFDVVVVAGVQDGVWPNVRLRGGLLQTWRLADELEAARTGVSIEPPGVVDRRRAALHDELRLFVRAISRARDRLLITAVDDDDLTPSAFFGFLPAPEPPERHISAEHPLTLRGMVARHRRTLTSVPAEPLRREAAGQLAVLAREGVPGADPAEWYGVTPPSTDAPLRDLAVAGARVSPSKMESYEECGLNWVVTALGGDTVMPPTAGIGTIVHEAMERVPDGDLEQMRAIVAEHWPELDFETEWIGRKERRRADLFVDRLHSYLGDVRREEGEVIGSEVEFRFAVDLADDEATPAVHAVGEDRANQAIIHGYIDRVEAYPPGSGEHAQARGRGWNPMSGGPDGPTVVVDLKTGKTDPESDSGVLEHAQLAAYQVAVQQGLIEGAPPESLAGARLVIVSKTLAKSDYRIAHQHTLDDESRSAFLRRVAGAARGMSASSFTAQVESHCADTQRRVHPCRIHTVPAVSS, encoded by the coding sequence ATGACACCGGATGCTGCGCAGCGAGCCGTCGTCGCCGCCGCGTCGACCGCCTCCGGGGTCATCATCGGCGCACCGGGCACCGGGAAGACCCGCACCCTCGTGGATCGCGTCGTGCATCTGCTCGACACCGAGGGGATGCGCCCGGAAGAGGTGCTCGTGCTCACGCCGAGCCGCCAGGCCGCGACCGCGCTGCGCGACCGGATCGGCGTGCGCATCGGGCAGGCGACGCCGGGACCGCTCGCGCGCTCGCTCGGGTCGTTCGCCTTCCAGCTGGTGCGCGGAGCGATGGTGCGCGCGGGCGCCGAGCCGCCGGCTCTGCTCACCGGTGCCGACCAGGACCGCATCATCGCCGAGCTGCTGGCGGGGGACGCCGAGGACGAGCGCATCCGGTGGCCCGAGGCGCTCAGCGCATCCGTGCGCGCCTCCCGAGGATTCCGCTCCGAGTTGCGTGCCTTCCTCGCCGAGTGCACCGAGATCGGCGTCCACCCCGACGAGCTCCGCGCGTCGGGCAACGAGGTCTGGGCCGCGGCGGCCGAGTTCCTCGTCGAGTACCGCACGGTCCTCGACGCGCTGCGCTCGGCCCACCGCGATGCCGCCGATCTGCTGAGCGAGGCGAGCTCGGTCCTTCAGGCCGCGGACCCCGCGGCTCTCGGCCCGCTCGCGCCCCTGCGTGCGGTGCTCATCGACGATGCGCAGGAGCTGACCCGGGGCGGGATCGCGGTGGTGCGGGCCCTGCGGAGCCGCGGGATCGCGGTGCTCGCGTTCGGCGACCCCGACATCTCGTCCGGAGCCTTCCGCGGTGCCAGCCCCGAGCTCTTCGCGCAACTCGCCGGTGTGCTGGGCGACGTGCACGTCCTCGACGGGTCGCACCGCCAGCAGCCCGCTCTCACCGCACTGACGCGCACGGTCACCCAGGCCATCGGCGTCTCCGGCCGAGTCGAGCACCGTCGCGCTCCGGCCCCGCCGATCGAGGATGACGATGCCGCGGTCACGACGTTCATCGCCCCTTCGCCGTACGAGGAGCTCGACCGCATCGCCGGCGTCATGCGGGACTGGCACCTCACCGACGGTGTGCGCTGGGATCGCATGGCGGTCATCGCGCACGACACGCGGCAGGTGACGACGCTCGAGACCGAGCTGGCCGCGCGCGAGATCCCGACGCGAGCAGCGGGCGTGCAGCGACCGCTCGGCAGCGAGGGGATCGTGCGCGACATCGTCGAGATCGTGCGGCTCGCGCTGACCCCGGTGGACGAACGCACCCCGGCGGCGCTGGAGGAGGCGCTGCGCACCCCGTTCGGCGGGATGGACGCCATCGGACTGCGGCGCCTGCGCGCGCGTCTGCGGCACATCGAGCTCCAGCAGGGCGGCTCGACACCCGCACGAGAGCTGCTGCGGCAGGCGATGGCGAACCCCGCCCACCTGACGCTGATAGACGCGGCGGAATCGCGCACGGCGGCACGATTCGCCGAGACGATCGAGGCGCTCGCTCGCGCGGCGGCCGAGGGGGAGACGATCCACGACCTGCTGTGGCGGGTGTGGGATCAGGCCCGCGCGGTCGACGGGCGCCGGCTGCACGTGGCCTGGCGGGAGATCTCGCAGCTGCCGACCGGGGCGGAGACGGCACGCTCCCTCGACGCGCTGGTGTCGCTGTTCGATGCGGCGAAGCGGTTCGTCGAGCGCACCCCCAACGAGAAGCCCGAGACGTTCGTCCGCGACATCCTCGACAGCGAGGTGCCCGAGGACTCGCTCTCGACGCCCGATCGCCCCGGGAAGGTCACGCTGCTGACACCCGCGACCGCACTCGGAACCGAGTTCGACGTGGTCGTGGTAGCGGGCGTGCAGGACGGCGTCTGGCCGAATGTGCGGCTGCGCGGAGGCCTGCTGCAGACCTGGCGGCTGGCCGACGAGCTGGAGGCCGCACGCACCGGGGTGAGCATCGAGCCGCCCGGCGTGGTCGACCGCCGGCGCGCCGCCCTGCACGACGAGCTGCGCCTGTTCGTGCGTGCGATCTCCCGGGCGCGCGACCGGCTCCTCATCACGGCGGTCGATGACGACGACCTGACGCCCAGCGCGTTCTTCGGCTTCCTGCCCGCCCCAGAGCCGCCGGAACGGCACATCTCGGCTGAGCATCCGCTCACCCTGCGCGGCATGGTCGCGCGTCACCGCCGCACGCTCACGTCCGTCCCCGCCGAGCCGCTGCGGCGCGAGGCGGCCGGACAGCTCGCCGTCCTCGCGCGCGAAGGCGTGCCGGGCGCGGATCCGGCCGAGTGGTACGGGGTGACGCCGCCGTCGACGGATGCTCCGCTGCGCGACCTGGCGGTCGCCGGCGCGCGAGTGTCGCCGTCGAAGATGGAATCCTACGAGGAGTGCGGACTGAACTGGGTCGTCACAGCCCTCGGCGGCGACACCGTGATGCCCCCGACCGCCGGGATCGGCACGATCGTGCATGAGGCGATGGAGCGGGTTCCCGACGGCGATCTCGAGCAGATGCGCGCGATCGTCGCCGAGCACTGGCCCGAGCTCGACTTCGAGACCGAGTGGATCGGCCGCAAGGAGCGCCGGCGCGCCGACCTGTTCGTCGATCGGCTGCACTCGTACCTCGGCGACGTGCGCCGCGAGGAGGGCGAGGTCATCGGCAGCGAGGTCGAGTTCCGGTTCGCCGTCGACCTGGCGGACGACGAGGCCACACCCGCCGTGCACGCGGTCGGGGAGGACCGCGCGAATCAGGCGATCATCCACGGATACATCGACCGGGTCGAGGCCTACCCACCGGGGAGCGGCGAGCATGCGCAGGCGCGCGGCCGCGGCTGGAACCCCATGTCGGGAGGTCCTGACGGTCCGACCGTGGTGGTCGACCTGAAGACGGGCAAGACCGACCCCGAGTCCGATTCCGGCGTGCTCGAGCATGCCCAGCTCGCGGCGTATCAGGTCGCCGTGCAGCAGGGGCTGATCGAGGGGGCTCCGCCGGAGTCTCTCGCGGGCGCCCGCCTCGTGATCGTGTCGAAGACCCTCGCCAAGAGTGACTACCGCATCGCCCACCAGCACACGCTCGACGACGAGTCGCGCTCGGCGTTCCTGCGTCGGGTCGCCGGCGCGGCGCGCGGCATGTCGGCGTCGAGCTTCACGGCGCAGGTCGAGTCGCACTGCGCCGACACGCAGCGCCGCGTGCACCCGTGCCGCATCCACACCGTGCCGGCGGTGAGCTCATGA
- a CDS encoding UvrD-helicase domain-containing protein, whose translation MTAWAASGGLSATDIAAALGQPPPTAAQQRVIEAPPEPALVVAGAGSGKTETMSGRVVWLVANGHVRRDEILGLTFTRKAAGELAERIGTRLSVIDEYGRRGLLPHLTEIVRGDALRRVEDAATGRQRELVRAHVLDELAAGFETGWDPTTPRAAEDLMIRPRVSTYNAFADGIVREHAARIGRDPDVAMLSQAASWMLAREVVLRSDLPELENIDFALGTVIDAVQRLAGDALDHRVDLELAERITRDQALAFAPYRSNADVEKAASNLLSLPTLAHLVRDYMAEKERRGVLDFADQVGGAYDIVESAPDVRAELREQHRVVLLDEYQDTSVIQTRFLAELFRDSAVMAVGDPHQSIYGWRGASADNLYAFSKTFASTGAAQTYSLMTSWRNDRGILDIANRVLEPLQRPGLDVPPLEPRPGAGEGVVSVRFPFTVDDEAAAVAEWFAERRAAHEAHGAVRGQGHKPHTGAILFRSKRHMQTFAGALAARGIPHRILGLGGLLTTPEVVDVVSTLRVVHDPTAGSALIRLLTGPRFGVGVADMGALYDLGRTLAERDTDMAPLPEEVRARLRSSRGADEAVSIIDAVDVVRAVRDDYRMLEQITPDGRARIRAAGEMLERLRRASSQPIPELIRLIELELRLDIELASNETRGPARIAATQLRAFADEVRAFLAADDRGTIGSLLAWLDKAESTDELMPRPEPPEPGVVQLLTIHGSKGLEWDAVAVVRLVADELPSRVSDTSGWFGFGVVPFALRGDRDALPRFEWDPVEAMGEESDPEKRQKLAQASLSGGATKANPQGGALKRFKDAYRAYQQQEERRLAYVAVTRARTDLLLSGAHWAGQKAPRTPSPYLVEAIEVQGLDPIDPVDPDENPYEGPGSTLSWPLDPLGARRAAVSAAATSVEEAARTGLAQPSPELTRLLAERAARQRGTDVAAPTRVPASRFKDYVTDFTGTLSSIVRPMPERPYRQTRLGTLFHAWVEQRSELVGVGSRVDEALWEVDEDEVASEPGFSSDGSTDGPASSADAADLAALQETFERSEWGGLRPIAVEIEIDFALGAGIEEAERSEQAHIVICKLDAVYRRDDRGGRIEIVDWKTGKAPRTAQERDERMLQLALYRLAYHRRFEVPLDEIDVALYYVADDLIIRGDRVYSEDELFHRWSAARAAR comes from the coding sequence ATGACCGCGTGGGCGGCATCCGGCGGCCTGTCCGCGACCGATATCGCGGCCGCGCTCGGCCAGCCGCCGCCCACTGCCGCGCAGCAGCGCGTGATCGAGGCGCCCCCGGAGCCGGCGCTCGTCGTGGCCGGCGCAGGCAGCGGCAAGACCGAGACGATGTCAGGACGCGTCGTGTGGCTCGTCGCCAACGGGCACGTGCGCCGGGACGAGATCCTCGGGCTCACCTTCACCCGCAAGGCGGCCGGGGAGCTCGCGGAGCGGATCGGGACCCGCCTGTCCGTGATCGACGAATACGGACGACGCGGACTGCTGCCTCACCTCACCGAGATCGTTCGCGGCGATGCGCTCCGTCGCGTCGAGGATGCGGCGACGGGACGCCAGCGCGAACTCGTGCGTGCGCACGTGCTCGACGAGCTGGCCGCGGGCTTCGAGACCGGGTGGGATCCGACCACGCCGCGTGCCGCGGAGGACCTGATGATCCGGCCGCGGGTGTCGACGTACAACGCCTTCGCCGACGGCATCGTCCGCGAGCACGCCGCGCGGATCGGTCGCGACCCCGACGTGGCGATGCTCAGCCAGGCGGCGTCCTGGATGCTGGCGCGCGAGGTGGTGCTGCGCAGCGACCTCCCCGAGCTCGAGAACATCGATTTCGCGCTCGGGACCGTGATCGACGCGGTGCAGCGGCTGGCCGGGGATGCACTGGATCACCGCGTCGACCTCGAGCTCGCGGAGCGGATCACGCGGGATCAGGCACTCGCCTTCGCGCCCTACCGGTCGAACGCCGACGTGGAGAAGGCGGCGTCGAACCTGCTGAGCCTGCCGACCCTCGCCCACCTCGTGCGCGACTACATGGCCGAGAAGGAGCGGCGCGGCGTGCTCGACTTCGCCGATCAGGTGGGCGGCGCGTACGACATCGTCGAGTCCGCCCCCGACGTGCGCGCCGAGCTCCGCGAGCAGCACCGCGTCGTGCTTCTCGACGAGTACCAGGACACGTCCGTCATCCAGACCCGCTTCCTGGCGGAGCTCTTCCGCGACTCGGCCGTCATGGCCGTCGGCGACCCGCACCAGTCCATCTACGGGTGGCGCGGCGCGAGCGCCGACAACCTGTACGCCTTCTCGAAGACGTTCGCGAGCACAGGAGCCGCGCAGACGTACAGCCTGATGACGAGCTGGCGCAACGATCGCGGCATCCTCGACATCGCCAACCGGGTGCTCGAGCCGTTGCAGCGGCCGGGACTCGATGTGCCACCGCTCGAGCCGAGGCCGGGCGCGGGCGAGGGCGTCGTGAGCGTGCGCTTCCCGTTCACGGTCGACGACGAGGCCGCCGCCGTGGCGGAGTGGTTCGCCGAGCGGCGCGCGGCGCATGAGGCGCACGGCGCTGTCCGTGGGCAGGGGCACAAGCCCCACACCGGCGCGATCCTCTTCCGGTCTAAGCGGCACATGCAGACCTTCGCCGGAGCGCTCGCCGCCCGCGGCATCCCGCATCGGATCCTCGGTCTCGGTGGACTGCTCACGACGCCGGAGGTGGTCGACGTCGTCTCCACACTGCGGGTCGTCCACGATCCGACCGCGGGGTCGGCGCTGATCCGCCTGCTCACCGGCCCTCGCTTCGGCGTGGGCGTGGCCGACATGGGTGCGCTGTACGACCTCGGCCGCACTCTCGCCGAGCGCGACACCGACATGGCACCGCTGCCGGAGGAGGTGCGCGCGAGGCTGCGGTCATCGCGCGGCGCCGACGAGGCCGTCTCGATCATCGACGCTGTCGACGTCGTGCGCGCGGTCCGGGACGACTACCGCATGCTCGAGCAGATCACGCCGGACGGACGCGCCCGGATCCGGGCCGCGGGCGAGATGCTCGAGCGCCTGCGACGCGCCTCCTCTCAGCCGATCCCCGAGCTGATCAGGCTGATCGAGCTGGAGCTGCGTCTGGACATCGAACTCGCGTCGAACGAGACCAGGGGCCCTGCCCGCATCGCCGCGACCCAGCTGCGGGCCTTCGCCGACGAGGTGCGGGCGTTCCTCGCCGCCGACGACCGCGGCACCATCGGGAGCCTGCTCGCCTGGCTGGACAAGGCCGAGAGCACTGATGAGCTGATGCCCCGACCGGAGCCGCCGGAACCGGGAGTGGTCCAGCTGCTCACGATCCACGGCTCGAAAGGGCTGGAGTGGGACGCGGTCGCCGTGGTCCGGCTGGTCGCGGACGAGCTGCCCAGTCGCGTCTCCGACACGTCCGGCTGGTTCGGCTTCGGCGTCGTGCCGTTCGCGCTCCGCGGCGATCGCGACGCTCTGCCGCGCTTCGAGTGGGATCCCGTCGAGGCGATGGGGGAGGAGTCCGACCCCGAGAAGCGGCAGAAGCTCGCGCAGGCCTCGCTCTCGGGCGGAGCGACGAAGGCCAACCCGCAGGGCGGGGCGCTCAAGCGCTTCAAGGACGCCTACCGCGCGTATCAGCAGCAGGAGGAACGGCGTCTCGCGTATGTCGCGGTGACGCGTGCGCGGACCGACCTGCTGCTCAGCGGTGCGCACTGGGCGGGACAGAAGGCCCCTCGAACCCCGAGCCCGTACCTCGTCGAAGCCATCGAGGTGCAGGGACTCGATCCGATCGACCCCGTCGACCCCGACGAGAATCCGTACGAGGGTCCGGGGTCGACGCTCAGCTGGCCGCTCGATCCGCTGGGCGCGCGGCGGGCCGCCGTGAGCGCGGCGGCGACCTCCGTCGAGGAGGCGGCACGAACGGGCCTCGCACAGCCGTCTCCCGAGCTGACCCGCCTGCTGGCGGAGCGCGCTGCGCGTCAGCGGGGCACCGACGTCGCGGCCCCGACCCGGGTCCCGGCATCGCGCTTCAAGGACTACGTCACCGACTTCACTGGCACGCTGTCATCGATCGTGCGGCCGATGCCCGAGCGTCCCTACCGGCAGACGCGACTGGGTACGCTCTTCCATGCCTGGGTCGAGCAGCGCTCGGAACTCGTCGGCGTCGGCAGCCGTGTCGACGAAGCTCTGTGGGAGGTCGACGAGGACGAGGTCGCCTCCGAACCCGGGTTCTCGTCCGACGGCAGTACCGACGGTCCGGCGTCGTCGGCGGATGCCGCGGATCTGGCCGCGCTGCAGGAGACGTTCGAGCGCAGCGAGTGGGGCGGTCTCCGACCGATCGCTGTCGAGATCGAGATCGACTTCGCTCTCGGCGCGGGAATCGAGGAGGCCGAGCGATCCGAGCAGGCGCACATCGTCATCTGCAAGCTCGACGCCGTGTATCGCCGTGACGACCGTGGCGGGCGCATCGAGATCGTCGACTGGAAGACGGGCAAGGCGCCGCGCACGGCGCAGGAGCGGGACGAGCGGATGCTGCAGCTCGCGCTCTACCGTCTTGCCTACCACCGGCGATTCGAGGTTCCGCTGGACGAGATCGACGTCGCGCTGTACTACGTCGCGGACGACCTCATCATCCGCGGCGACCGGGTCTACTCGGAGGACGAGCTCTTCCACCGCTGGAGCGCGGCGCGCGCCGCGCGCTGA
- a CDS encoding DUF3107 domain-containing protein, protein MEIRIGIINTGRELSFDTGASADEVRTQVSAALEQSTTHLNFSDVKGNSYLVPTANLAYIELGSEESRRVGFVA, encoded by the coding sequence GTGGAAATCCGCATCGGCATCATCAACACCGGCCGCGAGCTGAGCTTCGACACCGGCGCGAGCGCGGACGAGGTCCGCACCCAGGTCTCCGCCGCCCTCGAGCAGAGCACGACGCACCTGAACTTCTCCGATGTGAAGGGCAACTCGTACCTCGTCCCGACCGCGAACCTCGCCTACATCGAGCTGGGCTCCGAGGAATCCCGCCGCGTCGGCTTCGTCGCCTGA
- a CDS encoding ferritin-like fold-containing protein yields MVKWFWQRDAAPRRTLALRSRGDQGDATRVDFAELAPELNRFLGQAAYLQLGYFETLTRLIRATPELSEKESLSRAAGAALTKHRAIIDLIAARGDDPTQLMLPFRENLDAFRRKTIGARPRETLLAVYITAGMLDDFYLALASSYADTGRRVVEILREDDARHEIVAIIQETIESDEEWRSLLSMWARRLVGDTILVCRSALRPERLAADDERIEPVYTELMGAHARRMDAMGLAS; encoded by the coding sequence GTGGTTAAGTGGTTCTGGCAGCGCGACGCCGCGCCGCGCCGCACGCTGGCCCTCCGCAGTCGGGGCGATCAGGGCGACGCGACCCGCGTCGACTTCGCCGAGCTCGCGCCCGAGCTCAATCGCTTCCTCGGCCAGGCCGCCTACCTCCAGCTCGGCTACTTCGAGACGCTCACGCGTCTGATCCGGGCGACACCCGAGCTCTCTGAGAAGGAGTCGCTCTCCCGTGCGGCCGGAGCGGCTCTGACCAAGCACCGCGCGATCATCGACCTCATCGCCGCGCGCGGCGACGACCCCACGCAGCTCATGCTGCCGTTCCGGGAGAACCTCGACGCCTTCCGCCGCAAGACCATCGGTGCGCGCCCGAGGGAGACGCTCCTCGCGGTCTACATCACCGCAGGCATGCTCGACGACTTCTACCTGGCCCTCGCCTCCAGCTACGCCGACACCGGCCGCCGCGTGGTGGAGATCCTGCGAGAGGACGATGCGCGACACGAGATCGTCGCGATCATCCAGGAGACGATCGAGAGCGACGAGGAGTGGCGCTCCCTGCTGTCGATGTGGGCGCGCCGGCTCGTCGGCGACACGATCCTCGTCTGCCGCTCGGCGCTGCGCCCGGAGCGGCTCGCTGCCGATGACGAGCGCATCGAGCCCGTGTACACCGAGCTCATGGGTGCGCACGCTCGGCGCATGGACGCGATGGGGCTGGCCTCCTAG